Within Clostridiales bacterium, the genomic segment AGGAGCGCGGCGAAGACACCGCGATCGAGCGCGTCTTGCCCCAGCGTGGGGCCTACCACGCGCGATTCGGAGAATTCGAGCGCCACCGGGAGCGCGCCGGTCTCCAGCACGGTCTTGAGCCTGCGCGCCTCTTCGGGAGTGAAGCCTCCGGTAATCGATGTCTGCCCGCCGGTGATCCGGTCGCGCACGACGGGCGCTGACTCGACATTGCCGTCAAGCACGATCGCGATCTGCTTGCCGATGCGCGCACCCGTGATCTCCGCCCACCTCGCGGCGCCCTCATCGTTGAAGGTAACGTTGACCTCAAGCTCAGCGGGGTTCTGAGGGTTCGCCCCGATAGCGGCCGAGGTGACGACGTCTCCCGTCAGCAGCACCTCCCCCAATATGACCTCCCCGGTCTCATCGATGCCCAGGACGTCACGTATCTCCAGCAGGCCGGTCGAACCGAGCGCTTCCAGCGCCTCCTGCGCGTTCCCGATCCCAGGCAGTTGCACCAGGATCGAATCTGCTCCCTGCCTTTGGATCGAGACCTCAGAGGCACCGAGACGGTCAACACGGTTGCGTACGATGAGCTCTGCCCGATCCATGACCTCGTTCGTGACGGCGGTCTCGGGTGTCTCTTGCGCCGTGAGGATGACGGACAAGCCACCCTGAATGTCGAGTCCCTGGTTGATCTTCTCGCCAGGTGGCCAGAACTGCCACCACGAAAAGCCCACCAAGGCGATTACGATCGCCATGGCGGCTACGATACGTTGCTTCGGCTCCATTCTCTTGCCTTCCCCATTTCTTCAGAAGATCAGGTCTCGTCGCGGTGTCTTCACCGCAATCTCGCGGATGCTCGCTCCGCGAACCTACTCGGAAGTCGAGCCCTCGTCCGCTTGAGTCAAGTCAGGATCGAGTTTACGGCCCACCGCCCCGCGATCAAAGAAGAGGGTCACCCCGTCAGCCACCTCGAGGGTGACCGTCTCATCGTTGAGCGCCGTTATCGTCGCGCGCATCCCGCCCACAGTCACGATTCGGTCTCCCACTTCGAGCGATGCGAGCAGTTCGCGAACGCGCTTGGCGTTGCGCATCTGCGGCCTGATGATCAGCAGATAGAATGCGGCCACCAGCACTGCTAGATAGATAAGACCGCCTGTGTCGCCCATCAAGCACCTCCGTCGCGCGCGATTACGTCAGGCGACCGTCCACGGACATCCGCCACAAGCGGTAATCATATCATCATGAACGTTCGCGGGGGCGGCGACATCACGACGATTCAGAAGTCGTCAGCGCCCGGTCCGGCCATCCAATCAGCGAGCATCGAGCCAAAGCGTCCGGCCTTGATAGCCTCGCGCGCACGCGCGGTCAGATCGAGCAGAAACGCGAGATTGTGTATCGACAGCAGGATGGGCCCGAGCATCTCCCTCATCATGACGAGGTGGCGCAGGTACGCGCGCGTATATCCGGTGCATGTCGGGCACGCGCACGCTGGATCGAGCGGACCGAGGTCTCGGGCGTACCGCGCGTTTTTAAGGTTCATCCGGCCCTCAGACGACAGCGCGGTCCCCGTACGTGCGGTGCGCGTGGGGAGCACGCAATCGAACATGTCGACACCAAGCGCTATCGCCTGGAGGACTGACGTTGGAGTCCCGACCCCCATGAGATAGCGCGGCCGATCAACCGGGAGCCCGGCGGCAACCGGACCGAGGCTCTCAAGCATCGAATCGTGCGGCTCTCCCACCGAGTAGCCTCCGATACCATACCCGGGAAAACCGATCTCAATGAGACGCTCAACGCTCTCGGCCCGCAATCGCGGAAAGAGCCCTCCCTGCACGATCCCAAAGAGCGCTTGGTCCTCACGTCCGTGAGCAGCCTTGCATCGCGCGGCCCACTCGGCAGAGCGTCTGACCGCTGTAGCCACCAGCCGCTCCTCGGCAGGATACGGAGGACACTGATCGAGCTGCATGATGATGTCGGCCCCGAGCGCCTCTTGCACGGCGATGTTGTCCTCGGGGGTCCAATAGTGCCACGCGCCGTCGACGATGCTGCGGAATCGCACTCCGTCGTCTGTGAGCGAGAGCGTATCGGCGAGCGAGAAAATCTGAAACCCGCCAGAATCGGTCAGAATCGGTCTGTCCCAGTTCATGAACGCGTGCAAACC encodes:
- the tgt gene encoding tRNA guanosine(34) transglycosylase Tgt, whose product is MRPFEFTVRATDPGTSARRATLVTPHGSIETPVFMPVGTRASVKGVTPLQLGSIGTQVVLANAYHLFLRPGHELVAHAGGLHAFMNWDRPILTDSGGFQIFSLADTLSLTDDGVRFRSIVDGAWHYWTPEDNIAVQEALGADIIMQLDQCPPYPAEERLVATAVRRSAEWAARCKAAHGREDQALFGIVQGGLFPRLRAESVERLIEIGFPGYGIGGYSVGEPHDSMLESLGPVAAGLPVDRPRYLMGVGTPTSVLQAIALGVDMFDCVLPTRTARTGTALSSEGRMNLKNARYARDLGPLDPACACPTCTGYTRAYLRHLVMMREMLGPILLSIHNLAFLLDLTARAREAIKAGRFGSMLADWMAGPGADDF
- the yajC gene encoding preprotein translocase subunit YajC, encoding MGDTGGLIYLAVLVAAFYLLIIRPQMRNAKRVRELLASLEVGDRIVTVGGMRATITALNDETVTLEVADGVTLFFDRGAVGRKLDPDLTQADEGSTSE
- the secD gene encoding protein translocase subunit SecD — protein: MEPKQRIVAAMAIVIALVGFSWWQFWPPGEKINQGLDIQGGLSVILTAQETPETAVTNEVMDRAELIVRNRVDRLGASEVSIQRQGADSILVQLPGIGNAQEALEALGSTGLLEIRDVLGIDETGEVILGEVLLTGDVVTSAAIGANPQNPAELEVNVTFNDEGAARWAEITGARIGKQIAIVLDGNVESAPVVRDRITGGQTSITGGFTPEEARRLKTVLETGALPVALEFSESRVVGPTLGQDALDRGVFAALLGLGLVAAYMAVYYRGMGVLSWFALSIFGSIFLGVLSLLSNLGWFALSLPGIAGIVLTIGLAADSEILMIERFKEEVREGRTYRSAARHGTRHAIGTSLDADLVTFVSALMLYTFAIGPVRGFALTLMIGLAIDIFTMVFWSRSLIILMAEKIIPKAPWFFGVRGGDADARA